The sequence below is a genomic window from Zygosaccharomyces rouxii strain CBS732 chromosome D complete sequence.
GCATACGATCTTCCAGCGGGTAAGTAAGTAAGTATGCTAATTAAGTATAgttttatttcattttttttattcttttttttctcccTTACGGATCTGACTGGTAATCaatccttcttcttcagcttcattTGTGTTCAAGATGGACTGACCAATCGGGCCAATGACACAATCTGAATTTAGCTATTAGATCCAAATCGCCAGTAACCAGAATGGTAGATTGTACATTTAATCGGTCTGTTTGAGCCTCAGTTGGTTTAGGGTGATGATGAGGCCAATGGACTTTATCGATCAACGTTAAAAGTTCCATCACAATTAATCTCAATGAGTGGGTCTTTTCCTGATTCGAGCCTACTCCCTTTTTCAGAGCGGCAAACAATTCATTAGTATATTTGTGAGACATGTTTCGAGATCGATTCAAATATCGGTTTCTGAATGCGGAATTGGCGGTTGATGCCGTGGAATGACTAGCTTTACTTGAATCACGGTGTGCCAAGAGAACATGAACTAAGCTCTCCAAAACCAAacaaattttaccaaaagCCACACAAACGAGTGAACTCTGTTCTATTTTAGATTGCAATTCCAATACCTGACGCACTGTGTCAAAATGTAATGTACACATACGATTCAGTTGGAAGCTTTCATGGAAAGTAGACCCCAAGGGGACAAATTTAGCGGTTGACTTAGGGGGCCTCTCTCTAATGGTAACAAGCTCACTTTTCACAAATTTTATAATCATGACATCTGTAAGAAAGTTGGACTGTTTGCAATGAAAGCAACTAAATGAGATGAGAAACATTTGGAAACATTGGAAAAGACGTAAAATATCACCGGGGTCCTTctttaatgataaaatgaTTGCCAACAATTTATAATTTGGCCAAAACCATCGTAAGACATCACTATCAGAAACATCATCGCCAAAGGATTTTTGAATATCGATATTACCTTTCAGGGATTTGTcattttgatattgataaaCCGACTCCAAATGCATGAGCAAAGATCTGTTAAGTTTCAAATGCGATAATTCTTGGGGAACTATACCATCGATGTTACCACCAACTGGTAACTGTATTGGTGGTTGAATAACATCTTGTAATTTCCCCCATAATTGAGGGTTACGAAATTTGATAACTGCCAAACCCTTAAAAATTGGTGACGTTAGTAAAAAGATAACAAAAACCAAATATTATTTAACACAATCATTCCTTTTACACATACGATAATCCAGTCTTCGTCCATGCTGTGTTGTGGGGAGGAAAAATGAAACATTTGGAAAGACGCCTCCTCTTATATACTCCTCCGCGGCTTGCCGCTGAACCTTGCTAACCGCCGACTGATACGTGTCAAGACAATAAGAAAAAGGACGAAACATAAACAACGGCTCACCACTACTAATCATCAGCATATTCTCTGCTCCGCTCGTCGACTGCCTTCAACCATGACCAAGACAAACCAGAATCGCCCATTGACGGCTATTCGATTTCGATTTCGATTTCGATTTCGATCCCAAATTTGTTAAACTCCCGATCTTCACAATCTCGCAAATTGCAACCTTTCTCTAAGCAGAGGATCTCGTATAAACATACCCTTATCACCAAATAAGCTTTGAGATGAACCACTATAACCTTATTTTACCCTCTTATAACCAGTTTTTCCCTTATAATAAGAGCATATTATCTACATATATTACCAgtttaacaatttttatAGAGTCGTCTCTCCAAAGacaaataaaaaaatataatCTACAGCcttaaaaattgaaatgaAAGTCCCCCTAAGTCTCCATCTTCACCACAAGCCCGCTGTCATCCACTTCACTTACACCTGAATCAATTCTTAGCATACTCTCAATAATTTTAAGAGATTCCCTTTCGTTGGACGCGCATCTACCTAAATGGCCTTCAAAAAAAGTCTTAAACTTCGTTACTAATTTTTCATAGTAGTCCaactttttcttcattactCTATTTTCTTCAGCCAATACATCAAAATCCTTTTGTAGTTGAACTTGTGCCACCTTTTTACGTTGCCTACATTTATAGGCTGCCACACGGTTTCTTTCTAACATTCTTGCCCTCTTCCAGCCTGAAGTACCAGGTGCAGGAGTACTACTAGAACTACTATTACTCCTTGTCATAGGGATCGATGGCGGTGGATTTTGACCAGCTGGTACCGACGATGTCTGTGGCTTTAAGGAAGATATCCCATGATCATCTAGGTTCGGTGGAAATTGCGGCGCTTGGTGCATTTGCTGAGTTGATGATGCATGGTGTGTCATCGGTGGCATGGGCGGTACCTGTGATTCATAAAGATTTTCCACAGTCTCTACATCTTCTCCTAGCTGACCGATTTGACCGTTACCTATACTGattcttctccttcttaTCGGTTCATCATACTGTGCTATACTtgactgaaaaattggtggATTTGTCATTGGCAAATGGGTAACATCAACGCCAGAGAAAAAGGGTGATAGTGCCTCTTGAATTTGTCTATCGTTTAAAGCATGCGAATTCGGTTGACTAAAAATACTGTTGCACTTCTCTCGAAGCAATTCTTGGTTCCACAGATCAAATGGAACTTCGCCACCgttaatattattattgttattgttgttactAACGTCAACGCTGCCAGTATTACCGTCACCGTTATTGTTGTTTCtactgttgttgttgttgttattattattactgcCGTCACTAACAGGCACAACAAAACTTGGAGATACACCTGTTAGCGCTGTATGATTCATTATAACTCCTTAGTTTATTCATGCACAGTCTACCGAATTACGAGTGTGTTGCTAGCAATTCTGCTATGTAGTGACGTAACGTTGGCGAGTTAAATTAATGTAAAAATCCCAAAGTCCGGGTCGTTCAATACGGGAGTTATTAGTATAAGGAGATGAAATGAAtgaaagaagaggaagagtGGGTAGCCCAGACAATCAGTTGAGAAGGAGAGCTACGAGGCTGAACGCGGGTTCATCTTCCAGACTTGGCTTGCAAAATTATTGCTATTTATTCTTGACTCATCCCCGAGCTTTGCTACAACGGGACTTTAGACACCTCTTTTTCTCAGTTCGCCGAGCAAACGTGATCTACGATCGATTTACAGGTTACCCGTAGAGCAACACTACCCTCTAAAATGGATTACTAAGACATTTAGCAAACGGCAAGATACATTCTATTCACGAGGATTACATGAAGTTGTGCGGTATTCTCAATCCCCCTGGAattttcttgaattttCTTGAAGACTCTTCAAACTGCTAACCAGCAGAAATAATCACTCCTAAGTCTCTTGCTTTTCCTGCTCGAAAAAATCAGGTTCAATTACAATACAATACAATTTCCATCCCAATTTCGTTATCAATGTAGTGAATTTTCTGCCGAGCAATTCTTGCTGGACCTCGGAGTTTCTAGAGTACGCGAGAGTGTGGGGTCCCATTTTTCGCTGAGCAAGCTCtaaatgaagaaaaaaaaaggctGAAGACTCATCTATACAGGACGTAATTGGAGAGATCACAGCCGTTGAGTTGCAACCCAGATACCAATGGATTCCATAGTTTGAGGTTGACGATTCTGGTAATTTTTCTCTCATATGTGGGTTAGATATCTCCATTATACATGGATCTTGTTCTACTGCGTAGTACAATGCAATAAGTATACGCGCGCTATGTATATCGAATCTACAAGAGACGTGGTAACAAAGACCTAAATACAAACAAGCGATATGACATGGGTTCGATCAACACTGAACCCGTTTTTATATTCTTACGGTGTTGGAAACAACATGTTTAGTGTTGATGTTTAGAAAAGGCACTACTCAACCCTCATGGCAGTTGATTATTTTATATGGCTTGGATCCATGATCTTAATTTTTACTATATGACCCTTTCGAAGAAAATTGGTCTTGACACCGTTAGTCCTCTTTATAGTGTCatttttctccttcttctaCTGTGGTTCCCTTACCCAGGATGTTACGGCCTACCAGGAGATGGAACCTTTTTACAGGGAGATTCTGAAGCTGTATTTTACGGTATTCCCGATCTAATAGTTGTGGGAGCCTTACCAGTATTATTCGTACCGCTAGCATCTGCAGTCGGTTTAAAACATCTAGGTCAGGGACTATACgatcaagatttaaaattggtgatACTAATATCAAAGTGCTATATCCCTATAATCAAGTCTAAAATACATCTCAGTGTTCTGTAAAACCGGGATCACAGCAATGGTACCAAACTATatactttttcaaaggaggcagatcaagatgaaagagaTTAACCAAGCGGTAAAGCCGCTAAATCATGATACGAACGACTATTCTCTATATGTAACATAGAAGGATAATGATGAGTAGCTGTTTCTGTATAAGTAGTATTAAcggtagtagtagtagtaatagtGGTAGAACGAAATACTTATCACCGAAAACGACAATGACTCTAACTATAATACACTACAACAAACCTTCAAGTTACCGCCAGCAATGGATATCCTAAAGTCAACTGATGAATCTGATGTGATTATCGAGAATCAAAGAGGCTTTACACTACTGGGATacccatttttttctccaaaacTTCTTTTTCCACGTCTTGATCCGAATAACTTCCAAATAATGAACCGTGAGAAGGGAACTCTTATCGATATTAGAAGTAATCGTAGATCTATTAGAGATGTCTTCCCGTTAGAAGGTTACGATCGATGTGGTAGGTGGTTCGTTGATATGAGAGTCGGCAATGTCGATGATCAAGGTTGGGTTTACAGTTGGAACTTTAGCCATGGTAGATGGAGAGATGGAAAAGGTTTAGTGAGAAGAAGGATATGGGTTCGACATAGTTTGGATCCAGCATGTCCAACGAATGATGAAGCCATCGAACAATTCCCGCTGCACTCCACAGAAAATGCGCGAGAGcaaagtgatgaagatctGCCATTAGTGACGGTATTGCAGAGACAATTACTAGATAGGCATAAGTTTGAAATCTTAGAGAAATGTGATAAATCGATATTCCAAGACGAAGAACTGTGTCGAAATATCCAAGACTGCTTCCAATATGCATCCTCAAAGCATAAGTTCCAAGAGTGGTTGAAACAAAAGTGAAACCGAGGTAttataaaagaaaaatataGTGAATCCTGACGACTTTTGACTTTTGCAGAAGTACTCGAATACATCAAGACTTTGTTATGCATACGCTTTTGAATCCTCTTTCACTGCCACAGAGATTGCTAAGGAAAGCCCTTTATCCGCCAACATTGGGTCTCTTGCTTGCCGCACTGCTAGCGGTATGGACAATTGGCTGTTTGATAGAGTCCAAAACTGCTGCCATCGAGCTCACGACGACTATTTCCAACACTACTAATACATGGAACGTGGACTCAAAATCTCTGGAATCGATAGCTACCTCCTTCGTTACAGTACAGAAGGATCAGATCCACGATCACATGATAGAATATGTAGCCGCCCATGTCTACAGCGGCTGTCGTAGCGCAATCACTTCTTGGAATCAATCACTGTCGACATCTGTTCATGCTCAGCAGATTATGTACGGTTATATGTTGGATTTAAACAAGACTATCACCAATGTACTTTACGACAAATCCAAACAGATTAATGAATCG
It includes:
- the MEI4 gene encoding Mei4p (weakly similar to uniprot|P29467 Saccharomyces cerevisiae YER044C-A MEI4 Functions in early recombination mRNA is meiosis-specific and has 88 bp intron at 5' end spliced independently of MER1.), encoding MLMISSGEPLFMFRPFSYCLDTYQSAVSKVQRQAAEEYIRGGVFPNVSFFLPTTQHGRRLDYLIKFRNPQLWGKLQDVIQPPIQLPVGGNIDGIVPQELSHLKLNRSLLMHLESVYQYQNDKSLKGNIDIQKSFGDDVSDSDVLRWFWPNYKLLAIILSLKKDPGDILRLFQCFQMFLISFSCFHCKQSNFLTDVMIIKFVKSELVTIRERPPKSTAKFVPLGSTFHESFQLNRMCTLHFDTVRQVLELQSKIEQSSLVCVAFGKICLVLESLVHVLLAHRDSSKASHSTASTANSAFRNRYLNRSRNMSHKYTNELFAALKKGVGSNQEKTHSLRLIVMELLTLIDKVHWPHHHPKPTEAQTDRLNVQSTILVTGDLDLIAKFRLCHWPDWSVHLEHK
- the CST6 gene encoding Cst6p (some similarities with uniprot|P40535 Saccharomyces cerevisiae YIL036W CST6 Basic leucine zipper (bZIP) transcription factor of the ATF/CREB family activates transcription of genes involved in utilization of non-optimal carbon sources), with protein sequence MNHTALTGVSPSFVVPVSDGSNNNNNNNNSRNNNNGDGNTGSVDVSNNNNNNNINGGEVPFDLWNQELLREKCNSIFSQPNSHALNDRQIQEALSPFFSGVDVTHLPMTNPPIFQSSIAQYDEPIRRRRISIGNGQIGQLGEDVETVENLYESQVPPMPPMTHHASSTQQMHQAPQFPPNLDDHGISSLKPQTSSVPAGQNPPPSIPMTRSNSSSSSTPAPGTSGWKRARMLERNRVAAYKCRQRKKVAQVQLQKDFDVLAEENRVMKKKLDYYEKLVTKFKTFFEGHLGRCASNERESLKIIESMLRIDSGVSEVDDSGLVVKMET
- a CDS encoding uncharacterized protein (some similarities with uniprot|P38079 Saccharomyces cerevisiae YBR054W YRO2 Putative plasma membrane protein of unknown function transcriptionally regulated by Haa1p green fluorescent protein (GFP)-fusion protein localizes to the cell periphery and bud), with protein sequence MAWIHDLNFYYMTLSKKIGLDTVSPLYSVIFLLLLLWFPYPGCYGLPGDGTFLQGDSEAVFYGIPDLIVVGALPVLFVPLASAVGLKHLGQGLYDQDLKLVILISKCYIPIIKSKIHLSVL
- the SPO73 gene encoding Spo73p (similar to uniprot|P40031 Saccharomyces cerevisiae YER046W SPO73 Meiosis-specific protein of unknown function required for spore wall formation during sporulation dispensible for both nuclear divisions during meiosis); this translates as MDILKSTDESDVIIENQRGFTLLGYPFFSPKLLFPRLDPNNFQIMNREKGTLIDIRSNRRSIRDVFPLEGYDRCGRWFVDMRVGNVDDQGWVYSWNFSHGRWRDGKGLVRRRIWVRHSLDPACPTNDEAIEQFPLHSTENAREQSDEDLPLVTVLQRQLLDRHKFEILEKCDKSIFQDEELCRNIQDCFQYASSKHKFQEWLKQK